Proteins encoded together in one Neobacillus sp. FSL H8-0543 window:
- a CDS encoding ABC transporter substrate-binding protein, with protein sequence MKSNKRSSFIVVFIFLTLSVLLAACSSQGSNASTNPKEENELEKVNYAAFDGLNGMAVRFGAEKGFFEDEGIDVEFVVTKDEVASLTSGDVDFADANTTRIVVGGGKGAPIKIVGSMFRTKGPFYLIAKSDIKSVEDLKGKNVGVGIAGSGMDVYTRTILAKHGLTEDDVHLINNGTYQQAYATLETGQVDATLIHEPFVTLGETTGVAHLLAQGWKYLPEFHTGVLASNDKFIKEKPETLKKVLKAYLRSQEYAKANQDEYIDYVVKHVDIEPEVLKSALDREEILWENDLNIDVDRIEKSQDLQYELGFQEEKYDIKSLVNDKFIPKK encoded by the coding sequence ATGAAATCAAATAAAAGATCATCATTTATTGTCGTATTCATTTTTCTAACTTTGTCGGTTTTATTGGCTGCTTGTTCAAGTCAAGGTTCAAATGCAAGCACTAATCCAAAAGAGGAGAATGAATTAGAAAAAGTGAATTATGCAGCTTTTGATGGATTAAATGGAATGGCGGTTAGATTTGGTGCAGAAAAGGGCTTTTTTGAAGATGAAGGAATTGATGTTGAATTTGTAGTAACGAAGGATGAAGTTGCCTCCTTAACGAGCGGTGATGTAGATTTCGCAGATGCCAATACGACAAGAATTGTTGTTGGTGGAGGAAAAGGTGCTCCTATTAAAATAGTGGGATCTATGTTCCGTACGAAAGGCCCGTTCTACTTAATTGCTAAGTCTGATATTAAATCGGTTGAAGACCTAAAAGGAAAAAATGTTGGAGTGGGCATAGCTGGTTCAGGTATGGATGTATACACAAGAACGATATTAGCTAAACACGGTTTAACCGAAGATGATGTTCATTTAATCAATAATGGAACATACCAGCAAGCATACGCGACACTCGAAACTGGTCAAGTGGATGCAACTCTTATTCATGAACCATTTGTCACTTTAGGGGAAACAACAGGTGTGGCTCATTTACTTGCACAGGGATGGAAATATTTACCCGAATTCCACACAGGTGTTCTTGCAAGTAACGATAAATTTATTAAAGAGAAGCCAGAAACTTTGAAAAAGGTATTAAAAGCTTATTTACGTTCACAAGAATATGCCAAGGCAAATCAAGATGAATATATTGACTATGTTGTTAAACATGTAGACATTGAACCAGAGGTGTTAAAGAGTGCTTTAGATCGGGAAGAGATTCTTTGGGAAAATGACTTGAACATTGATGTTGATCGAATTGAAAAATCTCAGGATTTACAATATGAACTAGGATTTCAAGAAGAAAAATATGATATTAAATCACTCGTTAATGATAAATTTATTCCAAAAAAATAG
- a CDS encoding ABC transporter ATP-binding protein, translating to MSVFEIENVSKTYNGGTHALNHINLSIQKNEFVCFLGPSGCGKSTLLELLAGLEKPSEGNIFFKEQSLNNPSRKIGFIFQDASLYPWRTIQKNVEIGMEISDVKKIERKERAKYYIDLVGLQGFGEKYPHQLSGGMRQRAGIARALANKPEVLLMDEPFGAVDHLTRLQLQTDLLDIWEKEKMTVVFVTHDVSEAVYLADRIILFSPRPGMIKEIFNVKERRPRNRKNAALISIQNDIYASLQDFEINQGVEFYI from the coding sequence ATGAGTGTTTTTGAGATTGAGAATGTTTCCAAAACCTATAATGGTGGTACACATGCTTTAAATCATATCAACTTAAGTATTCAAAAAAATGAATTTGTCTGCTTCTTAGGTCCAAGTGGTTGTGGGAAAAGTACCCTCCTTGAGTTACTCGCTGGTCTTGAAAAACCATCTGAAGGCAATATTTTTTTTAAAGAGCAATCTTTAAACAATCCAAGTAGAAAAATAGGTTTTATTTTTCAGGATGCATCTCTTTATCCATGGAGAACGATTCAAAAAAATGTAGAAATCGGTATGGAGATAAGTGATGTGAAAAAAATTGAAAGAAAAGAACGTGCGAAGTATTACATTGACCTAGTGGGTTTGCAAGGATTCGGAGAAAAATATCCACATCAACTTTCAGGAGGGATGCGACAACGAGCGGGCATTGCAAGAGCCTTAGCAAATAAACCTGAGGTGCTTTTAATGGATGAACCGTTTGGTGCAGTTGATCACCTTACAAGGCTTCAACTGCAAACAGATTTACTAGATATATGGGAAAAGGAAAAAATGACGGTCGTTTTTGTGACACATGATGTATCAGAAGCTGTCTATTTAGCTGATCGAATCATATTATTTTCACCGAGACCTGGAATGATTAAAGAAATATTTAATGTAAAAGAAAGACGTCCACGGAATCGTAAAAACGCTGCATTAATCAGTATTCAAAACGACATTTATGCAAGTCTTCAAGACTTCGAGATAAATCAGGGAGTAGAATTCTATATTTAA
- a CDS encoding VOC family protein yields the protein MHYVEDPLEISGKIKQYGLHNSIGGEHERGGTFNTLTHFGLSYIEFLGIKDREKFIHQQSEIFEYSPMATINQNLGKQGFVRFAIRTNNLQDIADRLTQKGIKIDGPTPLSRKTPEGKVLSWKLLYAGSSLSELALPFFIDWEQDDEERKTYLFENNLLSPHSKGALSLEYVAFAVKDFSTSYDLWKEWFGLEAGENYRDEEWNAEVRTLKLNGGNLLFAKPLGQGFVNEVIQNRGSSPFMVGLLGAKEKADIHLNGGIYRFL from the coding sequence ATGCATTATGTTGAAGACCCTTTAGAAATTTCAGGAAAAATTAAACAGTACGGACTTCATAATTCTATAGGTGGTGAACATGAACGGGGAGGAACCTTTAATACATTAACTCATTTTGGACTTAGTTATATTGAATTCTTAGGGATAAAAGATAGAGAGAAATTTATTCATCAACAATCAGAAATTTTTGAGTATAGTCCTATGGCGACGATTAATCAAAATTTAGGAAAACAGGGATTTGTTCGATTTGCAATACGAACAAACAATTTACAAGACATCGCTGACAGGTTAACTCAAAAAGGGATTAAGATTGACGGGCCTACACCATTGAGTCGAAAAACGCCGGAAGGTAAGGTGTTAAGTTGGAAATTATTATATGCAGGAAGTTCATTATCTGAACTAGCATTGCCGTTCTTCATTGATTGGGAACAAGATGATGAAGAAAGAAAAACATATTTATTTGAGAATAACCTTTTATCTCCCCATTCTAAAGGTGCTTTGTCTCTTGAGTACGTTGCTTTTGCGGTTAAAGACTTCTCAACTTCATACGATTTGTGGAAAGAGTGGTTCGGATTAGAAGCAGGCGAGAATTATCGTGATGAAGAATGGAATGCAGAGGTTCGTACATTAAAACTAAATGGAGGAAATCTTTTATTTGCAAAGCCATTAGGGCAAGGATTTGTGAATGAAGTCATTCAAAATCGTGGATCCTCTCCTTTCATGGTTGGTTTACTTGGTGCAAAGGAAAAGGCTGATATCCATTTAAACGGTGGGATTTATCGTTTTTTGTAA
- a CDS encoding SDR family oxidoreductase, which yields MSIFSNEALKNKHIIITGASGGIGRATVEVIASMGAKITASGRNTEKLKKLIEDYPGYDIAIVEADINKPQDRQALVDIAIKTHGPIFGLVNSAGTAGGGFGRQEVEHVDEELLTNVMHTNWTATVLLTQLVYKEMIKQKDGAIVNISSLSGLRGRYGASAYVSSKFALIGFTQSLALEAIEHRIRVNAVCPGYVETEMGQSAILSSSQRNGLSYEEQLEKIKTDIPSSEIINPIEVANTVAFLLTNATNNIIGESIKISGGAVL from the coding sequence ATGAGTATTTTTTCAAATGAAGCACTGAAAAATAAGCACATTATAATAACCGGAGCCTCTGGTGGCATTGGACGTGCAACTGTAGAGGTAATTGCTTCAATGGGAGCAAAAATAACAGCTAGTGGTCGAAATACTGAAAAATTAAAAAAATTGATAGAAGATTATCCAGGTTATGATATAGCTATTGTTGAAGCGGATATCAATAAACCGCAAGACAGACAAGCGCTTGTCGATATAGCTATTAAAACGCATGGACCCATTTTTGGACTCGTTAATTCAGCTGGTACTGCTGGTGGAGGTTTTGGGAGGCAAGAAGTAGAACATGTGGATGAAGAACTGTTAACGAATGTAATGCATACAAATTGGACAGCTACTGTACTTTTGACCCAATTAGTGTATAAAGAAATGATAAAACAAAAAGACGGTGCGATTGTAAATATTTCTTCTTTGTCAGGGCTGCGAGGTAGATATGGAGCTTCCGCTTATGTAAGTAGTAAGTTTGCATTAATTGGTTTTACCCAGTCGCTTGCTTTAGAAGCAATTGAACATCGTATTCGTGTGAACGCTGTATGCCCTGGTTATGTTGAGACTGAGATGGGACAAAGTGCGATTTTGTCCAGCTCTCAAAGAAACGGTTTAAGCTATGAAGAACAACTAGAGAAAATCAAGACTGATATCCCTTCTAGTGAAATTATAAATCCAATCGAAGTGGCTAACACAGTTGCATTTTTACTTACTAATGCAACAAATAACATTATAGGAGAATCAATAAAAATTTCTGGCGGTGCCGTTTTGTGA